The Methanobrevibacter millerae genome includes the window CAGGGTGTTGTAAAACAACAATTTGTGCTTTGAATTCTCTTGCAACAGTAGGAGCGGAATCAGTGTGTCCAGCTACGTCTCCTCTTCTGATATCGTTTTTACCGACACCTCTTACGTTAAATCCAATGTTGTCACCAGGTTCAGCAACATCAAATACTTCGTGGTGCATTTCGATAGATTTAACTTCTCCGGAAGCTCCAGCAGGTTGGAAGATAACGTTTTCACCTTTTTTCATGATACCGGTTTCAACTCTTCCTACAGGTACAGTACCTACACCAGTAATGGAGTAGACATCTTGAATAGGAATTCTTAAAGGTAAGTCGGTTGGTTTTTCAGGTGGAGTTAATTTGTCTAAAGCGTCAATTAATGCGTCACCTTTGTACCAAGGAGTGTTGGAACTTGCTTCTTTAATGTTGTCCCCTTCAAATGCAGATAATGGGATGAAAGGTACTTCAGCAGGGTTGAAACCTACGGTTTTGATTAAGTTTGATACTTCTTCTTTTAATTCATTGTATTTGTCTTCACTGTAATCAACTAAGTCGATTTTGTTAATAGCTACGATTAATTGGTTGATACCTAAAGTTTTGGATAAGAACACGTGTTCTTTAGTTTGTGGCATTACACCGTCGTCAGCTGCAACAACTAATACACCTGCGTCTGCTTGGGAAGCACCAGTGATCATGTTTTTAACGAAGTCTCTGTGTCCTGGGCAGTCTACTACAGTGTAGTCGTATTTTTTGGTGGAGAATTTTTGGTGAGCTAAATCGATAGTTACTCCTCTTTCTCTTTCTTCTCCTAATTTGTCCATAACAAATCTGAATTTGTTTTCTCCGTCATCTAATTGTTGTTCAGCGATTGCACCAGCTTTTAATAATAAGTGTCCAACTAAAGTGGATTTTCCGTGGTCAACGTGTCCAATAAATGCTAAGTTAAGATGTTCTTTTTCTTTTGCCATTATAATACCTCATTTTAAATTATATATTAACAAACATTAGTAAGCTTAAATGTTAGCTTAAATTTAATTTATATTTTAACATATAAATAGATAATGTTTTTTTCATGAATTTTTTATAAAAATATAAAAAATAAAAAATTAAAATTAAATTT containing:
- the tuf gene encoding translation elongation factor EF-1 subunit alpha, whose protein sequence is MAKEKEHLNLAFIGHVDHGKSTLVGHLLLKAGAIAEQQLDDGENKFRFVMDKLGEERERGVTIDLAHQKFSTKKYDYTVVDCPGHRDFVKNMITGASQADAGVLVVAADDGVMPQTKEHVFLSKTLGINQLIVAINKIDLVDYSEDKYNELKEEVSNLIKTVGFNPAEVPFIPLSAFEGDNIKEASSNTPWYKGDALIDALDKLTPPEKPTDLPLRIPIQDVYSITGVGTVPVGRVETGIMKKGENVIFQPAGASGEVKSIEMHHEVFDVAEPGDNIGFNVRGVGKNDIRRGDVAGHTDSAPTVAREFKAQIVVLQHPGVITVGYTPVFHCHTSQVACTFLELMQKLNPATGAVDEENPDFLKTGNAAIVKIKPTKPMCLENAKEIPQMGRFAIRDMGQTVAAGLCIEITEKQ